A genomic stretch from Papio anubis isolate 15944 chromosome 18, Panubis1.0, whole genome shotgun sequence includes:
- the UMOD gene encoding uromodulin, with the protein MGQPSLTWVLLLVVASWLITTAATDSSEARWCSECHSNATCKEDEAATTCTCKEGFAGDGLTCVDVDECAIPGAHNCSANSRCVNTPGSFSCVCHEGFRLSPGLGCTDVDECAEPGLSHCHALATCVNVVGNYSCVCPAGYWGDGWHCECSPGSCGPGLDCVPEGDTLVCADPCQAHRILDEYWRSTEYGEGYYCDTDLRGWYRFVGQGGVRLAETCVPVLRCNTAAPMWLNGSHPSSDQGIVSRKACAHWSGHCCLWDASIQVKACAGGYYVYNLTAPPECHLAYCTDPSSVEGTCEECSLDEDCKSNNGRWHCQCKQDFNITDISLLEHRLECGANDMKVSLGKCQLKSLGFEKVFMYLSDSRCSGFNDRDNRDWVSVVTPTRDGPCGTVLTRNETHATYSNTLYLADEIIIRDRNIKINFACSYPLDMKVSLKTSLQPVVSVLNIRVGGTGMFTVRMALFQSPSYTQPYEGSSVTLSTEAFLYVGTMLDGGDLSRFALLMTNCYATPSGNATDPLKYFIIQDRCPQTKDSTVQVVENGESSQGRFSVQMFRFAGNYDLVYLHCEVYLCDTMNEKCKPTCSGTRFRSESVIDQSRVLNLGPITRKGVQATVSRAAFSSLGLLKVWLPLLLSATLTLTFQ; encoded by the exons ATGGGACAGCCATCTCTGACTTGGGTGCTGTTGTTGGTGGTGGCCTCTTGGTTAATCACAACTGCAGCCACTGACTCCTCAGAAGCAA GATGGTGCTCTGAATGTCACAGCAATGCCACCTGCAAGGAGGATGAGGCTGCCACGACATGCACCTGTAAGGAGGGCTTCGCCGGCGACGGTCTGACCTGCGTGGACGTGGATGAGTGCGCCATTCCTGGTGCTCACAACTGCTCCGCCAACAGCCGCTGCGTAAACACGCCAGGCTCCTTCTCCTGCGTCTGCCACGAAGGCTTCCGCCTGTCGCCCGGGCTCGGCTGCACAGACGTGGATGAGTGCGCAGAGCCTGGGCTTAGCCACTGCCACGCCCTGGCCACGTGTGTCAATGTGGTGGGCAACTACTCGTGCGTATGCCCCGCGGGCTACTGGGGGGATGGATGGCACTGTGAGTGTTCCCCGGGCTCCTGCGGGCCGGGGCTGGACTGCGTGCCCGAGGGCGACACGCTCGTGTGCGCGGATCCGTGCCAGGCGCACCGCATCCTGGACGAGTACTGGCGCAGCACCGAGTACGGGGAGGGCTACTACTGCGACACGGACCTGCGCGGCTGGTACCGCTTCGTGGGCCAGGGCGGTGTGCGCCTGGCCGAGACCTGCGTGCCAGTCCTGCGCTGCAACACGGCCGCCCCCATGTGGCTCAACGGCTCGCATCCGTCCAGCGACCAGGGCATTGTAAGCCGCAAGGCCTGCGCGCACTGGAGCGGCCACTGCTGCCTGTGGGATGCGTCCATCCAGGTGAAGGCCTGTGCCGGCGGCTACTACGTCTACAACCTGACGGCGCCCCCCGAGTGTCACCTGGCGTACTGCACAG ACCCCAGCTCCGTGGAGGGGACGTGTGAGGAGTGCAGTTTAGACGAAGACTGCAAATCGAATAATGGCAGATGGCACTGCCAGTGCAAACAGGACTTCAACATCACTG ACATCTCCCTCCTGGAGCACAGGCTGGAATGTGGGGCCAATGACATGAAGGTGTCCCTGGGCAAGTGCCAGCTGAAGAGTCTGGGCTTCGAGAAGGTCTTCATGTACCTGAGTGACAGCCGGTGCTCGGGCTTCAATGACAGAGACAACCGGGACTGGGTGTCTGTAGTGACCCCAACCCGGGATGGCCCCTGTGGAACAGTGTTGACG AGGAATGAAACCCACGCCACTTACAGCAACACCCTCTACCTGGCAGATGAGATCATCATCCGTGACCGCAACATCAAAATCAACTTTGCATGTTCCTACCCCCTGGACATGAAAGTCAGCCTGAAGACCTCCCTACAGCCAGTGGTCAG TGTCCTAAACATCAGAGTGGGCGGGACCGGCATGTTCACCGTGCGGATGGCCCTCTTCCAGAGCCCTTCCTACACGCAGCCCTATGAAGGCTCCTCCGTGACGCTGTCCACTGAGGCTTTTCTCTATGTGGGCACCATGTTGGATGGGGGTGACCTGTCCCGATTTGCACTGCTCATGACCAACTGCTATGCCACGCCCAGTGGCAATGCCACGGACCCCCTGAAATACTTCATCATCCAGGACAG ATGCCCACAGACTAAAGACTCAACTGTCCAAGTGGTGGAGAACGGGGAGTCCTCCCAAGGCCGATTTTCCGTCCAGATGTTCCGGTTTGCTGGAAACTATGACCTAGTCTATCTGCACTGTGAAGTCTATCTCTGTGACACCATGAATGAAAAGTGCAAGCCT ACCTGCTCTGGGACCAGATTCCGAAGTGAGAGTGTCATAGATCAATCCCGTGTCCTGAACTTGGGTCCCATCACACGGAAAG GTGTCCAGGCCACAGTCTCAAGAGCTGCTTTTAGCAGCTTGG